The Plasmodium cynomolgi strain B DNA, scaffold: 0373, whole genome shotgun sequence genomic interval TGCGtttgtatttataataatatatatattattaagcATTATGatgtaattaaatatatattacatacatTATACagtattttaatttaagaaaaattcttttattattatatttcattatcaatgaaaaaaaaaataattaatatatagtaatcttgtttatttatataacttCTTagatattaaatataaaattatgcatTATGTAATCTAAAACATaatgaatattatttttttatatgtattaattTATAAGAAGTTagataattacatataaaaatgttttaaaagtgaaaaaatgatatttacataattatttaaaggGGACAGCACATATTATTAGTTTTAGTATAATACAATTTTACGTGGGTAATATTCttaatatcttttttatattatttttttatatattactgTAATAgtgatattttcatatatatacgaaACAAAACATGGGTGATTTAATGTTAATATATGATTACATATATTCTACCTTACAAATTACATattaaatatgcatatagtTTTTGCgattatttacataaaaatatttataccgaaatataatttgtcattccttaaataaatatgtccTCAAATAAATTAGACATTGAGCAGCTAAGAACaaatgtttgtttttttatttcatatgtcaaaatgatatttatttagcatattttaaataatatgttatattctggataaaataaaaattgctttattctatttaatatttatatacctttattattaattgttagtacccttttttaacaaaaatatgggaACTGCATGAAGAATTTGAGAGAAGTGTAGATGATGAAGATAAAAGATATAGATATGAGAATATTTGTAAGGCTAAATTAGGACCAACGAACATGAAATATGAAAAGTACGTTAATTTCTGCATTAAACTTATTAGGAATTTAATATCATATTATGATTACGCAAGAGTAGACACTCCCAGTGCGGAACgatgtaaaattttaaattactggatatattataatatagatgatcttaatttttctcaaaaatttattagtGATATATTCAAAGAATCGCAGGATTTAACAATTGGATATACCAATAAAAGTACATGTCctaatttatatattgagACACTTAAagaatcagaaaaaatattaaaattattatatttgcaagataatattaaaatatttcttaaaatactgaaaaataaaggggaTAATGATTATTGTTcttgtgaaaaatatatttacgaatgtgtagatatatataatagtatGAGTAATTCATATTGCTTAAAGGAAGACGATAGAttaaataagcaaaaaaaaacttgtgaTACATTAAATACTTTTAAGGATATATACATGAACTATCTTTATAATGAAGAAGATATGTCTAATAAAATACCTTCCTTGATAGATgataatacaaaaatttaatcaaaTGTGAATCCAAAGAAGAAATTCAAGAAATACAAGCCGTTGAATATAATGAACCAAGTAGTTCTAAATCACTTACCACAGAAACAGTTGTTGGTACAATGGCTGGAGCATCATCGGTTTTagctttattatataaggtcaatatatattttttatatatatatatgaagaaaaatacataacaattgttatattta includes:
- a CDS encoding hypothetical protein (putative), translating into MSSNKLDIEQLRTNYPFLTKIWELHEEFERSVDDEDKRYRYENICKAKLGPTNMKYEKYVNFCIKLIRNLISYYDYARVDTPSAERCKILNYWIYYNIDDLNFSQKFISDIFKESQDLTIGYTNKSTCPNLYIETLKESEKILKLLYLQDNIKIFLKILKNKGDNDYCSCEKYIYECVDIYNSMSNSYCLKEDDRLNKQKKTCDTLNTFKDIYMNYLYNEEDMSNKIPSLIDDNTKI